In Hamadaea flava, a genomic segment contains:
- a CDS encoding MBL fold metallo-hydrolase — MRPTMILDDIEIIMLEDGSGPFFSPREEVFPATPEQWADADAFDPGARTEDGEWLLRFRCFALRRPNGRVVLVDAGIGPADAPSASWAPVPGRLPEELADAGIERDDVETVVLTHVHTDHIGWAVTGGTPYFRNARYLLQSADLPTFAFTGPLTATGQLDLLDGDARLAPGIEILATPGHTPGHQSVLVHDRLLVTGDLLVHALQLLHPTIEYAHEVDPALARTSRLAALGALGGDGILATPHLTEPFLRMPATSAL; from the coding sequence ATGCGGCCGACCATGATCCTGGACGACATCGAGATCATCATGCTCGAAGACGGGTCCGGCCCGTTCTTCTCGCCGCGCGAGGAGGTGTTCCCGGCGACGCCCGAGCAGTGGGCCGACGCCGACGCCTTCGACCCGGGGGCGCGTACCGAGGACGGGGAGTGGCTGCTGCGCTTCCGGTGCTTCGCCCTGCGCCGCCCGAACGGCCGGGTGGTCCTCGTCGACGCCGGAATCGGCCCGGCCGACGCGCCGTCGGCGTCCTGGGCCCCGGTCCCCGGACGACTCCCCGAGGAACTGGCGGACGCCGGCATCGAGCGGGACGACGTCGAGACCGTCGTGCTGACGCACGTGCACACCGACCACATCGGGTGGGCGGTCACCGGCGGCACGCCCTACTTCCGCAACGCGCGCTACCTGCTGCAATCAGCCGACCTGCCGACCTTCGCGTTCACCGGCCCACTCACCGCCACCGGCCAGCTCGACCTGCTCGACGGCGACGCCCGGCTCGCGCCCGGCATCGAGATCCTCGCGACGCCCGGGCACACGCCCGGCCACCAGTCCGTCCTTGTTCACGACCGGCTCCTGGTCACCGGGGACCTGCTGGTCCACGCGCTCCAACTGCTCCATCCGACCATCGAGTACGCGCATGAGGTGGACCCGGCGCTGGCGCGTACGTCCCGGCTGGCCGCCTTGGGCGCGCTCGGCGGCGACGGAATCCTCGCCACCCCGCACCTGACCGAACCGTTCCTACGAATGCCCGCGACTTCGGCGCTGTAG